TTCCATATCTGCCTTAATAAGGTATTGAATGGCAACCTCAATCTTCAAGGTTACTTTATCTTGAGTGATAGTTTCAACAGGAACACGCAGTTCTTGTATTTGTAGGTTTTGAACCCCTGCAACTTGATCGATAATAGGGATTCTAAAGCTGATACCTGCTCGGCGTACCGATTGAAACTTACCTAAACGTTGTATAATTTTAGCTTGTTTTTGTTTCACGATGATCAAGGAAAATACGAAAAATACGATCGCGAATACGATAATAATAATGATTGATACAGTTTCCATTTTTAAAGTTTTATTAATTAATATTTGGGTATAATATTTACGCTTAAGCCACGATGGCTTAGGTTTAATTTTCAATGCTTTTTTGCCATGTTAAAAGCCCATATCCATGGAGAATGAATTATAGTTATCCTTGTCTTCGGAGCTACTTGAGTAGCCCAAAAAGTTGGTCGTAATTGTCCACGAAGCATGCCCCAATAATCTGGAAATCCATTTTTTGGCTTCGATAGAGAAATCTTTTGATTCTAAAAACTTAATGCAGAAGGTCTTTAAAAAACTATCTGAGGATAAGTTTTGATAAGGTATTTCGTATTTGGTAAAAAGCAATTTGACTTGTTTGTTGACATATTGCGAGGATAAGACTTGTTTACCCGTATTATTTAAAAATATGTACTGATTAAGTTCTGGAGATCCCAGTTTTATATAAATCCTATTAATAAGGTTTCGAATGTCATCTATAATAAAGATGGTTCTTTCCTTGTTTTTATCTTTAAGCTCGAAAGATTCTTTGTTTAGTATATCTTCCCATCTAATTGTTAATATACTTTTTAACCTAAGACCAAAAAAACACCCAAAAGCAACAATTAGAGCTATTTTGTATTTTTCATCCAATTCTAGCTTTTGAATAGCAAGTGGAATGTATTTCCAATCAATATGCTCAGATTTTGATATGTTTCCCTTTGATGTCATTTCTCTTATTACTTGTAAATTCTTTTGTGAAGTTAAATAAAAAGTTTCAAAAAACAAATTAAATTGATAAAAGTGAAACTTTTAAAATTAATTACCACCCAAAAATGGTGTGAATTTGGCTGAGTGTTAATCCGAAAAGGAATTGTATTTTAATCTCTTACGATTCCGATACAACAATGCCAAGCTCTTAGTTTGGACTTTTTTCAAGCTAAGATTCCACAAAGGGAAGTAGTTGCTTATTATATCCACCGCTAACGGGCTTAGGTTTTGGGAATGTTAATTGATATTTGCCATAAAAGATGTAAATTAAAGAAAATACAAAACTGCGTTACAATATGTCTTTATTTACATCAGCAAGGGAAAAAAAATTATGGTTTTATGCTTTATTGGTTTGGATGGCTATTTTGTCGAGCCTGATATTTGCATATCCTTTATTTCGATTATTGGGGAATGAAAATTCGCAAGCATTGCTGTTTATTTTGTGCATGGGAATAATAGGTACAACTATTATTTTGCATGCCTTTAGAAGAAAATTAGCCCAAAACGACATTGTAAATGTGTTGGGTATTGTGGCTGTATTTCTGATGTTATTTCTACGTTTAGGGCTCGCCGAACGCACTCACTTAATAGAGTATTCTGTACTTACCATATTTATACATAGAGCATTAATTGTGCGTTATCAAGACAAGCATAAAGGCTTATACATTACAATACTTGCACTGCTTTTATCTTTAATAATTGGTGTTTTTGATGAGTTTATTCAGGTTTTTATTCCCAACAGAGTTTTTGATATGACTGATTTTCTTTTTAATGGATTGGCTGCTGGCATAGCTATAGGTGCTAGTTTGTTATGGCAATGGATAAAGAAAATGTTATTCTAGATTTACGTAAAATAGAAGTTTAGTGAGAGTTTTATAATTTGAAACTCTTTTTTGCATTAATCTCTATTTTGTCAATATTTCTTGTTTAGTATTCCTAAAAACTTGTTACTATTTTAACTTAACCCGAGCCAAAAGCTCGGGGTTTTGTTTTGTTTCAATTGCCGAATATTCAAAAACAAAAAGTATCGTAACTTTTAAACAAATAAAAAACGACTTTTAAACAAAATAAAATAACAGATTTCTCAAGACCTTTACAGCATATTAATCGAAGCGAATGTGCTTCTAAAAAAGATAATATGAGTAAAGATAAAATTGGGAATAAGGGATGGACTCCGTTAAGCTTAGGAAATTTAAGCGGAAAAACCGTTGTGATAACAGGAGCAAACACAGGGGCTGGTTTCGAAGCTACCAAGATATTATTGAGTAAAGGTGCTGAGGTGCTTATGCTTAACCGCAGTGAAGAAAAATCCTATAAAGCAATCGATGATCTTAAAGCTCAATTTGGAGCAAAAGCTAAAGTTTCATTTATTAAAATGGATTTGGCCGAGCTTTCTTCTGTTAGCAATGCCGCAAAAGAAGTAATCAAAACCATACCTAAAATTGAGGCATTAATTTGTAATGCTGCTGTTGCACAAGTAGCTAAGCAATCATTTACACTTGACGGTTTTGAAAGCCAATTGGGAATAAATCATTATGGGCATTTTTTATTGACTAAGCTGCTATTTAATAAAGTAGAACAAGGCGGAAAAAGAATTGTTGTTGTTGCAAGTGAAGGTTATAAAATGGGACTGAAGACGATTCAGTTTGACGATATGAATTGGGACAAGAATTACCATCCTAACAATACCTATTGCCATAGTAAATTGGCTCAGATGATTTTCGCCTATGAACTGCAAAATCGAATAAAAGAAGCAAACAAAGATGTCAAGGTTTATGTCTGTCATCCAGGTGCTTCTAAAACATCACTTATTAATAAAGATACTCCTTTAATGACACGGATAATGTGGACTATCCTTTCAAATTCTCCAATGGTACAATCAGCCGAAAAAGGTGCTTATCCGGAAGTAATGTGTGCCACAGAAGATGGATTGGATCAGAAGGCTTATTATGGTCCTACAAAAAGGAATAATTGGGTTGGTCCTGTAGGTGCGTGTAAATTGGAGTCGTTTGTATTGGACAGGGAGCTTGCAGTAAAATTATGGGCTGTTTCGGAGAAGCAAACAGCTTGTAAGTGGAACTTTTAAATTTGAGGATATGGATATCTTAAAAATAGCAACAGATTGGGCAAAAGCCGAAGTTTTTTCATCTGTATTTTTCATCCTATTCGGAATAATGCTTGTGCTGGCAGGTATCGGATTTTGGCAATTGGGAAAAACAGATATAGCAAAAGCATACATCATCCCCAGCTTGGTAGCCGGTTCTTTACTTTTGACCATTGGGTTTGGATTATTTTATACCAACAAATCGAGAATTTCGAACTTTGCAGACGAATATCATCAAGATGCTTCAGCTTTTGTAGAATCTGAAATTGTTCGTGCTGATAAAACTTTAAAAGAATACAAAAGCATAGTTTTCAGGATTATTCCACTTATAATCGTTGCAGCTGCCTTGCTAATTATTTTTATCAATACTCCATTTTGGCAGGCAATTAGCATTACAACCATTGCTATGATGATTGTTATTTTATTGGTAGATGGCACTGCTCACGCCAGAATTAAAGCTTATAAAGAACAATTAGTCCTAGAACAAAAAGCAAATTAACAGCTAGATAAAAATCAAGAAGAAAATATGAACAGAATAAAAATAATTAGCTCATTGGTAATTTTATTAATCTCCTATAACGTTTTCTCGCAAGGCCGAAATTATAAAACTGAAATCACCAAAGATGGTAAAGCCACAGTTAAGTACGAAACGGTAAAAGAGAAGGAGGGAAGACACTTTTATTACAGTGCCCAGCGCAATGTAAATGCCTCTTTAGATAAACTAGATGCTTATTTATCAATCTCAAACAATCATAAAAACTTTTTGGAAAACACCCCAATAAGCGAGGAGATTAGAAAAATATCAGACAACGAATGGGTTACCTTTTACTTATTTGATGCACCTTGGCCAATACCTGATAGCGATGTAATTGTGAAATTTAATCGTGTGAAAAAGGACAACAAACTTGTTTTCACCGCAATTGCCATATCAGATGATTATAAAAAATCGGATGTGTACAGAATAACGAATTACAAATTCGTTTATGAACTGGAAAAAGTTAATGCTGATACCACAAAAATTACCATTACGGCCGATTATATTCCGGCTGGCTTTGTTCCTGTGTTTTTAATAAACACCTGGTTCCCTGAGGGGCCAGCAAGGATTATTAGTAATTTAGGAGTAATGAAATAATTGTAAAGGGTTTGGGCAATGCCCTGCCCAACAATTTTAATATCTTTATTAAATGGATATTCCGAACGTAATAGACAAAGGCAAGGTTTTTATGTCTTGCGTAATGGACAAACAATTCACTTGGGAATACATTTCGCCACAACATATTGTCGCGTTTATATATTCTGGAGAACTTGTTTTGTCGTATGGTAAAAACTCCCTCACTTTTGTAGCAGGCGATACCGTTTTGGTATCCAAAAATCAACTGCATCGAAGCATAAAAAAGCCTGTTAACGGACAAGCTTTCAAATGTGTATCGATGGTTCTTCCTGAGGAGCAACTACGTAAATTTTATCTGAATCGCTCCACATTAGAAACTTGGGCCGAAAATATTTCGAAGCAAAGACCTGTTAAACCGGACCCTTTATTGGAAGGTTTTTTTGGTTCTTTACTGTCTTACTTTGATATGCAAGATGAACTCCCTGATGAACTAGTTGCCATTAAAATACAAGAAGTTTTAACCATTATTGATACTGTAGATAAAAGAGTAAGCTCAGTTTTAGGTACATTTAGCGAGATCGGAAAAATAGACCTGGAAAAATACATGGAAGAGCATTTCATGTACAATCTAACCTTGGAAAAGTTCGCTTTTTTAACAGGCAGAAGTCTGACTACCTTTAAATCAGATTTTAAAAAAATATTTAAGAATACCCCTGGGAAATGGCTTACTGAGAAAAGATTGAATTTGGCACATCATAAACTAAATGCTGAAAAGCAGAAGACCACTGACGTATATCTTTCGGTAGGTTTTGAGAACCTCTCTCATTTTTCCTTTGCTTTTAAAAAAGCATTTGGTTACAGTCCTAGCAGTATATATGAGTAGTAGTATATTAATAATCTTTAAGCCAAAAATGATTCCCTGCCTTGTTTTTTTTATTTTAGGTATTCTCATTTTTCGTTGGTAATTATTCTGTTAAGCAATCATTGTTTTGTAGTTTCGTAACCGAAAATACAATCTTGTACCTGATGCGCTTTAAATGGTGTTGTAAAGTACGTAGTTGTACCCTATATATACAAATTGCAGCTAATACAGTATGAGAGCATTATTTATTTCAATCTTCTTAATTCTGACGACGGTTTGTTCTGC
This window of the Labilibaculum sp. DW002 genome carries:
- a CDS encoding tyrosine-type recombinase/integrase; this encodes MTSKGNISKSEHIDWKYIPLAIQKLELDEKYKIALIVAFGCFFGLRLKSILTIRWEDILNKESFELKDKNKERTIFIIDDIRNLINRIYIKLGSPELNQYIFLNNTGKQVLSSQYVNKQVKLLFTKYEIPYQNLSSDSFLKTFCIKFLESKDFSIEAKKWISRLLGHASWTITTNFLGYSSSSEDKDNYNSFSMDMGF
- a CDS encoding VanZ family protein; this translates as MSLFTSAREKKLWFYALLVWMAILSSLIFAYPLFRLLGNENSQALLFILCMGIIGTTIILHAFRRKLAQNDIVNVLGIVAVFLMLFLRLGLAERTHLIEYSVLTIFIHRALIVRYQDKHKGLYITILALLLSLIIGVFDEFIQVFIPNRVFDMTDFLFNGLAAGIAIGASLLWQWIKKMLF
- a CDS encoding SDR family oxidoreductase: MSKDKIGNKGWTPLSLGNLSGKTVVITGANTGAGFEATKILLSKGAEVLMLNRSEEKSYKAIDDLKAQFGAKAKVSFIKMDLAELSSVSNAAKEVIKTIPKIEALICNAAVAQVAKQSFTLDGFESQLGINHYGHFLLTKLLFNKVEQGGKRIVVVASEGYKMGLKTIQFDDMNWDKNYHPNNTYCHSKLAQMIFAYELQNRIKEANKDVKVYVCHPGASKTSLINKDTPLMTRIMWTILSNSPMVQSAEKGAYPEVMCATEDGLDQKAYYGPTKRNNWVGPVGACKLESFVLDRELAVKLWAVSEKQTACKWNF
- a CDS encoding helix-turn-helix domain-containing protein, whose translation is MDIPNVIDKGKVFMSCVMDKQFTWEYISPQHIVAFIYSGELVLSYGKNSLTFVAGDTVLVSKNQLHRSIKKPVNGQAFKCVSMVLPEEQLRKFYLNRSTLETWAENISKQRPVKPDPLLEGFFGSLLSYFDMQDELPDELVAIKIQEVLTIIDTVDKRVSSVLGTFSEIGKIDLEKYMEEHFMYNLTLEKFAFLTGRSLTTFKSDFKKIFKNTPGKWLTEKRLNLAHHKLNAEKQKTTDVYLSVGFENLSHFSFAFKKAFGYSPSSIYE